In Rhodobacter sp. 24-YEA-8, the following are encoded in one genomic region:
- a CDS encoding SH3 domain-containing protein has product MLRYVLPLSAAIFVTLLVAGEDKGQMRPGLARAVATGEEIVLVTRTFSPTVTVAPEAERVQLSATDLPPPVELAAAPAIASVPKAEPAAPAPKPVFTLSSLPDPSGDMATLDATGTGSAEMSAPAAPAMAEPSLYADPTDGGALSPDPSAAYDSPSFDGLSNDWAAMNGEIRTVSASSVNVRLGPSTDSSVVGRLSEGEAVRVIGAVDSEWVEVAIEGDGISGYVASRFLTDAY; this is encoded by the coding sequence ATGTTGCGCTACGTGTTGCCGCTTTCTGCGGCTATCTTCGTTACCCTGCTGGTCGCCGGCGAGGATAAGGGCCAGATGCGCCCTGGTCTCGCCCGTGCGGTCGCGACCGGGGAAGAGATCGTGCTGGTCACCCGCACCTTCTCGCCCACGGTCACCGTCGCGCCCGAGGCTGAGCGCGTCCAGCTCTCCGCCACAGATCTGCCGCCGCCGGTCGAGCTGGCTGCAGCCCCTGCCATCGCGAGCGTGCCGAAGGCCGAGCCCGCAGCGCCGGCACCAAAGCCCGTTTTCACCCTGTCTTCATTGCCTGATCCCAGCGGCGACATGGCGACACTTGATGCTACGGGCACCGGATCCGCAGAGATGTCGGCCCCGGCTGCGCCCGCCATGGCGGAACCCTCGCTCTATGCCGATCCGACCGATGGCGGCGCGCTTTCCCCCGATCCGTCCGCCGCCTATGACAGCCCTTCTTTTGACGGCCTTTCCAATGACTGGGCGGCGATGAACGGGGAGATACGCACCGTTTCAGCCAGCTCGGTCAATGTGCGGCTTGGCCCTTCGACCGATTCTTCGGTGGTCGGCCGCCTTTCCGAGGGCGAAGCCGTCCGCGTGATCGGCGCGGTCGATTCGGAATGGGTCGAGGTGGCGATCGAAGGCGACGGCATCTCTGGCTATGTCGCCTCGCGCTTCCTGACCGACGCCTATTGA
- a CDS encoding electron transfer flavoprotein subunit alpha/FixB family protein, whose protein sequence is MAVLLIADVNEGQLATDSVAKTLTAVKSLGEVHLLVAGPAEAAAAAAKLEGVSKVLNASDNNGLAEPMADLVVSLAGAYSHIAGAATAYNKNVLPRVAALLDVMVISDVTAVIDSETFERPIYAGNAIQTVKSSDAKKVFSVRTAAFAAAGEGGSAAVEAAADAAATGLSSFVENRVAASDRPELTSAKIVVSGGRGVGSKESFAVIEKLADKLNAAVGASRAAVDSGYAPNDWQVGQTGKVVAPDLYVAVGISGAIQHLAGMKDSKVIVAINKDEEAPIFQVADYGLVGDLFTILPELTEKL, encoded by the coding sequence ATGGCTGTTCTCCTGATTGCAGATGTGAACGAAGGCCAGCTTGCCACCGATTCGGTTGCCAAAACGTTGACGGCCGTAAAATCTCTGGGCGAAGTGCATCTTCTGGTCGCAGGCCCGGCAGAGGCTGCGGCGGCTGCAGCAAAGCTCGAAGGCGTCAGCAAGGTTCTGAATGCCAGCGATAACAATGGCCTGGCCGAACCGATGGCCGATCTGGTGGTCAGCCTCGCGGGCGCGTACAGCCATATCGCCGGCGCCGCGACCGCCTATAACAAGAACGTTCTGCCGCGTGTTGCTGCGCTGCTCGACGTGATGGTGATCTCGGATGTGACCGCCGTTATCGATTCTGAAACCTTTGAGCGGCCAATCTATGCCGGCAATGCGATTCAGACGGTGAAATCTTCGGACGCGAAAAAGGTCTTTTCGGTACGCACGGCGGCTTTTGCAGCGGCAGGCGAAGGTGGTTCGGCTGCGGTCGAGGCTGCGGCAGATGCGGCTGCAACCGGCCTGTCGAGCTTTGTCGAAAACCGGGTGGCGGCTTCGGATCGTCCTGAACTGACCTCGGCGAAAATCGTCGTGTCGGGCGGGCGCGGTGTCGGTTCGAAAGAAAGCTTCGCGGTGATCGAAAAGCTCGCGGACAAGCTGAACGCAGCCGTCGGCGCAAGCCGCGCGGCGGTCGACAGCGGCTACGCGCCAAATGACTGGCAGGTCGGCCAGACCGGCAAGGTCGTGGCGCCTGATCTTTATGTCGCGGTCGGCATCTCGGGCGCGATCCAGCATCTCGCCGGGATGAAGGACTCGAAGGTCATCGTCGCGATCAACAAGGACGAAGAAGCCCCGATCTTCCAGGTCGCGGATTACGGCCTTGTCGGAGACCTCTTCACCATCCTCCCCGAGCTCACAGAAAAGCTCTGA
- a CDS encoding DNA topoisomerase IV subunit A, which translates to MSDEDDDHNSLGATEVEPLSRAIGERYLTYALSTIMHRALPDARDGLKPVHRRILYAMRELKLSATGGFRKSAKIVGDVMGNYHPHGDGAIYDAMARLAQDFNVRYPLVDGQGNFGNIDGDSPAASRYTEARLTALAETLMEGLAENAVDFRPNYDGTLEEPVVMPAAFPNLLANGSSGIAVGMATNIAPHNLDELIRGCHAMLKDPEISIDGLMEHIPGPDFPTGGVIVEPKESMREAYTTGRGAFRIRAKWEIEDLGRGAWQIVVTEIPYQVQKSKLIEKLAEVIHLKKVPLLADVRDESAEDVRVVLEPRARNVDPEMLMGMLYRNSDLETRFSLNMNVLIDGRVPRVCSLKEVLRAFLDHRREVLRRRSTHRIEKIDHRLEVLEGFIIAYLNLDRVIDIIRYDSDPKAALMAELWGGTYPRALSEKDYKAPKPRSPGDLTEVQAEAILNMRLRSLRRLEEMELRAERDALILERAGLADLLASDAKQWTRIGEELEEIRRKFGKDWVHGARRTAFADVGSVEEVPFEAMIEREPITVICSRLGWIRAMKGHVDLAAEQKFKDGDGPRFAFHAETTDKILLVAENGRFFTLIGANLPGGRGMGEPVRLMVDLANDTDITDLILYRPGEKYMLASTAGDGFVVPAEELLAQTKAGKQVLTVKDGVKSAMCRKVSGDHVAVVGENRKLLVFPLVQLPEMVKGKGVRLQKYKDGGLSDAITFTLADGLSWKDPAGRTRLETDLSEWIGARAGTGKMAPRGFPRDNRFN; encoded by the coding sequence ATGTCCGACGAAGATGACGATCACAATTCCCTGGGTGCAACCGAAGTCGAGCCGCTTTCGCGGGCGATTGGCGAACGGTATCTGACCTATGCGCTGTCCACCATCATGCACCGGGCGCTGCCCGATGCGCGGGATGGGCTGAAGCCGGTTCACCGGCGAATCCTTTATGCGATGCGCGAGCTGAAGCTCTCGGCGACCGGGGGGTTCCGCAAATCCGCCAAGATCGTCGGCGATGTGATGGGCAATTATCACCCGCATGGCGATGGCGCGATCTATGATGCGATGGCGCGTCTGGCGCAGGATTTCAACGTCCGCTACCCGCTGGTCGACGGCCAGGGCAATTTCGGCAATATCGACGGCGACAGCCCGGCGGCGTCGCGTTACACCGAGGCGCGTCTGACCGCACTGGCCGAAACCCTTATGGAAGGGCTGGCCGAGAACGCGGTGGATTTCCGCCCGAATTACGACGGCACGCTGGAAGAACCCGTCGTGATGCCGGCGGCCTTCCCGAATCTGCTTGCGAACGGATCTTCCGGTATCGCGGTCGGCATGGCCACGAATATCGCGCCGCATAACCTGGATGAGCTGATCCGCGGCTGCCATGCGATGCTCAAAGACCCGGAGATCAGCATTGACGGGCTGATGGAGCATATCCCCGGCCCCGACTTCCCGACTGGCGGTGTGATCGTCGAGCCGAAAGAGTCGATGCGCGAGGCCTATACCACCGGGCGCGGCGCCTTCCGCATCCGGGCGAAATGGGAGATCGAGGATCTGGGCCGGGGCGCCTGGCAGATCGTCGTGACCGAGATCCCCTATCAGGTGCAGAAGTCGAAGCTGATTGAAAAGCTGGCCGAGGTGATCCACCTGAAAAAGGTGCCGCTTCTGGCCGATGTGCGCGACGAATCCGCCGAGGATGTCCGCGTGGTGCTGGAACCCCGCGCCCGCAATGTCGACCCCGAGATGCTGATGGGGATGCTCTATCGCAATTCCGATCTCGAGACGCGGTTCAGCCTGAACATGAACGTGCTGATCGATGGCCGCGTGCCCCGCGTCTGTTCGCTCAAAGAGGTGCTGCGGGCGTTTCTTGATCACCGCCGCGAGGTGCTGCGCCGGCGCTCGACCCATCGGATCGAAAAGATCGACCACCGGCTCGAGGTGCTCGAAGGCTTTATCATCGCCTATCTGAACCTTGATCGGGTGATCGACATCATCCGCTATGACAGCGACCCGAAAGCCGCGCTGATGGCCGAGCTCTGGGGCGGAACCTATCCGCGCGCGCTGTCGGAAAAGGACTATAAGGCGCCAAAGCCGCGCAGCCCCGGCGATCTGACCGAGGTCCAGGCCGAGGCGATCCTCAATATGCGGCTGCGGTCTTTGCGCCGTCTCGAAGAGATGGAGCTGCGCGCCGAACGCGATGCGCTGATCCTGGAGCGCGCGGGGCTTGCGGATCTGCTGGCCTCGGATGCGAAGCAGTGGACGCGGATTGGGGAAGAGCTGGAAGAGATCCGGCGGAAATTCGGCAAGGACTGGGTGCATGGCGCCCGCCGTACTGCCTTTGCTGATGTCGGTTCCGTCGAGGAAGTGCCGTTCGAGGCGATGATCGAGCGCGAGCCGATCACAGTGATCTGTTCCAGACTGGGCTGGATCCGCGCGATGAAGGGCCATGTCGATCTGGCGGCGGAACAGAAATTCAAGGATGGCGACGGGCCGCGTTTCGCCTTCCATGCCGAGACGACTGACAAGATCCTGCTGGTGGCCGAGAATGGCCGCTTCTTTACGCTGATCGGGGCCAATCTGCCTGGCGGGCGCGGTATGGGTGAACCCGTGCGCCTGATGGTCGATCTGGCGAATGACACCGATATCACCGATCTGATCCTCTATCGTCCGGGCGAGAAATACATGCTCGCCTCGACGGCGGGCGACGGCTTCGTGGTACCCGCCGAAGAGCTGCTGGCACAGACCAAGGCGGGCAAACAGGTGCTGACGGTGAAGGACGGGGTGAAATCCGCGATGTGCCGCAAGGTGAGTGGCGATCATGTCGCTGTGGTGGGGGAGAACCGCAAGCTGCTGGTCTTCCCGCTGGTACAGCTTCCCGAGATGGTCAAAGGCAAGGGCGTCAGACTGCAGAAATACAAGGATGGCGGTCTGTCGGATGCGATCACCTTTACCCTGGCCGATGGTCTGAGCTGGAAAGACCCGGCTGGCCGCACCCGGCTCGAGACCGATCTGAGCGAATGGATCGGCGCCCGCGCCGGGACCGGCAAGATGGCCCCGCGCGGCTTCCCCCGCGACAACCGGTTCAACTGA
- a CDS encoding 3-hydroxybutyryl-CoA dehydrogenase translates to MDIRSVGIVGAGQMGNGIAHVFALAGYDVLLNDVNEDSLQKAVAIIDRNLERQVSRGKVSAKDRQAAMGRIRTTMTLADLGPSDLVIEAATERETVKQAIFDALLPHLKPETILTSNTSSISITRLASRTDRPEKFMGFHFMNPVPVMQLVELIRGIATDQATYSALHAVVEKLGKTAASAEDFPAFIVNRILIPMINEAVYTLYEGVGNVRSIDEALKLGANHPMGPLELADFIGLDTCLAIMNVLYDGLADTKYRPCPLLTKYVEAGWLGRKSQRGFYDYRGEVPVPTR, encoded by the coding sequence ATGGATATCCGTTCGGTCGGCATCGTAGGCGCGGGGCAGATGGGCAACGGCATCGCGCATGTTTTCGCGCTTGCCGGATATGACGTGCTGCTGAACGACGTGAATGAAGACTCGCTGCAAAAGGCTGTCGCCATCATCGACCGCAATCTGGAACGCCAGGTGTCGCGGGGGAAGGTCTCGGCCAAAGACAGGCAGGCCGCGATGGGCCGGATCAGGACCACCATGACCCTGGCCGATCTGGGCCCCTCGGATCTGGTGATCGAGGCCGCGACCGAACGTGAAACGGTGAAACAGGCCATTTTCGACGCGCTGCTGCCCCATCTGAAACCCGAGACGATCCTGACCTCGAACACCTCTTCGATCTCGATCACACGGCTCGCCTCGCGCACCGACCGGCCCGAGAAATTCATGGGGTTCCACTTCATGAACCCCGTCCCCGTGATGCAGCTGGTCGAGCTGATCCGGGGTATCGCCACCGATCAGGCGACCTATAGCGCGCTGCATGCCGTGGTGGAAAAACTTGGAAAAACGGCAGCTTCTGCAGAAGATTTCCCTGCCTTCATCGTGAACCGCATCCTGATCCCGATGATCAATGAGGCGGTCTATACGCTTTATGAAGGCGTCGGAAATGTGCGCTCCATCGACGAGGCGCTCAAGCTTGGCGCCAATCACCCGATGGGACCGCTGGAGCTTGCGGATTTCATCGGGCTCGACACCTGCCTTGCGATCATGAACGTGCTTTATGACGGCCTGGCCGATACCAAATACCGGCCCTGCCCGCTTTTGACGAAATATGTCGAGGCCGGCTGGCTGGGCCGCAAATCGCAGCGCGGCTTTTACGATTACCGCGGTGAGGTGCCGGTTCCGACCCGCTGA
- the tuf gene encoding elongation factor Tu — MAKAKFERNKPHVNIGTIGHVDHGKTTLTAAITKYFGDFKAYDQIDGAPEERARGITISTAHVEYESESRHYAHVDCPGHADYVKNMITGAAQMDGAILVVNAADGPMPQTREHILLGRQVGIPYMVVYMNKVDQVDDPELLELVEMEIRELLSSYEYPGDDIPIIKGSALAAMNGTNPEIGENSIRELIAAVDAYIPTPERAVDQPFLMPIEDVFSISGRGTVVTGRIERGVINVGDEVEIVGIRPTSKSTCTGVEMFRKLLDRGEAGDNIGALLRGVDRDGVERGQVLCKPKSVLPHTTFEAEAYILTKEEGGRHTPFFANYRPQFYFRTTDVTGMVKLPEGTEMVMPGDNLKFEVELIAPIAMEEKLRFAIREGGRTVGAGVVAKIIK, encoded by the coding sequence ATGGCAAAGGCAAAGTTTGAACGGAACAAACCGCACGTCAACATCGGCACGATCGGCCACGTTGACCACGGCAAGACGACCCTGACGGCCGCGATCACCAAATATTTCGGTGACTTCAAAGCCTATGACCAGATCGACGGTGCTCCGGAAGAGCGCGCCCGCGGCATCACGATCTCGACCGCTCACGTTGAGTATGAGTCGGAATCGCGTCACTACGCTCACGTTGACTGCCCCGGCCACGCCGACTACGTCAAAAACATGATCACCGGTGCTGCCCAGATGGACGGCGCGATCCTCGTTGTGAACGCCGCTGACGGCCCGATGCCGCAGACCCGCGAGCACATCCTGCTCGGCCGCCAGGTGGGTATCCCCTACATGGTCGTCTATATGAACAAGGTCGACCAGGTCGATGACCCGGAACTGCTGGAACTCGTCGAGATGGAAATCCGCGAGCTTCTGTCGTCCTACGAATACCCGGGCGACGATATTCCGATCATCAAAGGCTCGGCTCTGGCTGCGATGAACGGCACCAACCCGGAAATCGGCGAGAACTCGATCCGCGAGCTGATCGCGGCTGTCGACGCCTATATCCCGACCCCGGAACGCGCTGTTGACCAGCCCTTCCTGATGCCGATCGAAGACGTGTTCTCGATCTCGGGCCGTGGTACCGTTGTGACCGGTCGTATCGAGCGCGGCGTGATCAATGTCGGTGACGAAGTCGAGATCGTCGGCATCCGCCCGACCTCGAAATCGACCTGCACCGGTGTCGAGATGTTCCGCAAACTGCTCGACCGCGGTGAAGCCGGCGACAATATCGGCGCGCTGCTGCGCGGCGTCGACCGTGACGGCGTTGAGCGTGGTCAGGTTCTGTGCAAGCCGAAATCGGTTCTGCCGCACACCACTTTCGAAGCTGAGGCCTATATCCTCACCAAGGAAGAAGGTGGTCGCCACACGCCGTTCTTCGCGAACTACCGTCCGCAATTCTACTTCCGCACCACGGACGTGACCGGCATGGTCAAGCTTCCGGAAGGCACCGAGATGGTGATGCCGGGCGACAACCTGAAGTTCGAAGTCGAACTGATCGCGCCGATCGCTATGGAAGAAAAACTGCGCTTCGCAATCCGCGAAGGCGGCCGCACCGTTGGTGCAGGCGTCGTTGCGAAAATCATCAAGTGA
- a CDS encoding cob(I)yrinic acid a,c-diamide adenosyltransferase, whose amino-acid sequence MVVLSKIYTRTGDKGETALSNGARVPKHATRVSAYGTVDETNATVGLARLHATGEVALALARISNDLFDLGADLATPDRHLDETLSYTPLRMIAAQVDRLEREIDAMNTRLTPLRSFILPGGSALAAQLHLCRTVCRRAERLAVELAGEEDVNPDAVRYLNRLSDWFFVAGRIANDDGRSDVLWVPGLTRGDAGPDGAAG is encoded by the coding sequence ATGGTCGTTCTGTCAAAAATCTACACGCGCACCGGTGATAAGGGCGAAACAGCCCTGTCGAATGGCGCGCGGGTGCCCAAACATGCAACCCGCGTCTCGGCCTATGGCACGGTAGATGAGACCAATGCGACCGTCGGTCTTGCCCGGCTGCATGCGACAGGCGAAGTGGCGCTGGCGCTGGCCCGGATCTCGAACGACCTCTTTGATCTTGGCGCCGATCTTGCGACGCCGGACAGGCATCTGGACGAGACCCTCTCTTATACGCCGCTGCGGATGATTGCGGCCCAGGTGGACAGGCTGGAGCGCGAGATCGACGCGATGAACACCCGGCTGACGCCCTTACGCAGTTTCATCCTGCCCGGAGGATCGGCGCTCGCGGCCCAGTTGCATCTGTGCCGCACGGTCTGCCGCCGCGCTGAGCGGCTGGCAGTAGAGCTTGCCGGCGAAGAGGATGTGAACCCCGATGCAGTACGATATCTGAATCGTCTGTCGGACTGGTTTTTCGTCGCCGGCCGCATTGCCAATGATGATGGTCGGTCGGATGTGCTCTGGGTGCCTGGCCTGACACGTGGCGATGCCGGGCCGGATGGCGCGGCGGGCTGA
- a CDS encoding electron transfer flavoprotein subunit beta/FixA family protein, whose translation MKVLVPVKRVIDYNVKVRVKADGSGVDLANVKMSMNPFDEIAVEEAIRLKEKGIATEVVVVSIGVKQAQETLRNALAMGADRAILIEAASDVHTDIEPLAVAKLLAAVVKEEAPGLVLAGKQAIDNDMNATGQMLAALLGQAQATFASELVIEGDKARVTREVDGGLQVIEVSLPAVVTVDLRLNEPRYASLPNIMKAKAKPLAVKTPADYGVDVTPRLTVVKTTEPAGRKAGVRVASVDELVAKLKDEAGMI comes from the coding sequence ATGAAGGTCCTCGTGCCTGTCAAACGGGTGATTGACTACAACGTGAAGGTCCGTGTGAAGGCGGATGGTTCGGGTGTCGATCTTGCCAATGTGAAGATGTCGATGAACCCCTTTGACGAGATCGCGGTGGAAGAAGCGATCCGCCTGAAGGAAAAGGGCATCGCAACCGAGGTCGTGGTCGTCTCGATCGGCGTCAAACAGGCGCAGGAGACCCTGCGCAACGCGCTGGCGATGGGCGCGGACCGGGCGATCCTGATCGAAGCCGCGTCTGACGTGCATACCGATATCGAGCCGCTCGCCGTGGCGAAACTTCTGGCGGCCGTGGTGAAGGAAGAGGCCCCCGGCCTGGTCCTGGCCGGCAAGCAGGCGATTGACAACGACATGAACGCGACCGGCCAGATGCTGGCGGCGCTGCTTGGCCAGGCCCAGGCGACCTTTGCTTCGGAACTGGTGATCGAGGGCGACAAGGCCCGCGTCACCCGCGAGGTCGACGGTGGTCTCCAGGTCATCGAGGTCAGCCTGCCGGCGGTCGTCACCGTCGATTTGCGCCTCAATGAGCCGCGTTACGCAAGCCTGCCGAACATCATGAAGGCCAAAGCGAAGCCGCTGGCGGTGAAGACTCCGGCTGACTATGGCGTCGATGTGACCCCGCGCCTGACGGTCGTGAAAACCACGGAACCGGCCGGCCGCAAGGCGGGTGTGCGCGTCGCCTCGGTCGATGAGCTGGTGGCGAAACTCAAAGATGAAGCGGGGATGATCTGA
- a CDS encoding SDR family NAD(P)-dependent oxidoreductase — MDRSILITGCSSGIGLDAAQGMKARGWRVFATCRQEADCERLREQGFESFRLDYADEPSILAAIDEIHERNGGRLGALFNNGAFACPGAIEDLPRGALREIFEVNLFGYHDLTRRVIPLMRAAGAGRIVNCSSVLGLVPMKWRGAYVATKFAMEGMTDVLRLEMRGTGIDVVLIEPGPVTSRIRENSIPHFEKWVDWENSARSDEYRTLLHRLYEAKNAPDRFELPPSAVTAALVKAVEKPRPRARYYVTKATWLMAFARWLLPRPMLDWLIAKG, encoded by the coding sequence ATGGACAGATCGATTCTCATCACCGGATGTTCTTCTGGCATCGGGCTGGATGCGGCGCAGGGTATGAAGGCCCGCGGCTGGCGCGTCTTCGCTACCTGCCGCCAGGAGGCCGATTGTGAAAGGCTGCGCGAACAGGGGTTCGAGAGCTTCCGCCTGGACTATGCCGATGAGCCCAGCATCCTGGCCGCCATCGACGAGATCCACGAACGCAATGGCGGCCGGCTTGGCGCTTTGTTCAATAATGGCGCCTTCGCCTGCCCCGGCGCGATCGAAGACCTGCCGCGCGGCGCCCTGCGCGAGATCTTCGAGGTCAATCTCTTTGGCTATCATGACCTGACGCGCCGGGTGATCCCCCTGATGCGGGCCGCCGGTGCCGGGCGGATCGTCAATTGCTCCTCGGTGCTGGGGCTGGTGCCGATGAAATGGCGCGGCGCCTATGTGGCAACGAAATTCGCGATGGAGGGAATGACCGATGTGTTGCGCCTTGAGATGCGCGGCACCGGAATTGACGTCGTGCTGATCGAGCCCGGCCCGGTCACCTCGCGCATCCGCGAAAACTCGATCCCCCATTTCGAGAAATGGGTTGATTGGGAGAATTCAGCGCGTTCCGACGAATATCGCACCCTTTTGCACCGGCTTTACGAGGCGAAAAATGCGCCTGACCGCTTTGAACTGCCACCCTCGGCGGTGACGGCGGCGCTGGTGAAAGCAGTGGAAAAGCCGCGCCCCAGGGCCAGGTATTACGTGACCAAAGCCACCTGGCTGATGGCCTTCGCGCGCTGGCTGTTGCCGCGCCCCATGCTGGACTGGCTGATCGCGAAAGGCTGA
- a CDS encoding mannitol dehydrogenase family protein gives MRGSETVPDLSVQMPGYDRKALTPGIVHIGLGNFHRAHMAVYLDDLFRLGLAHDWAIIGAGVRPADAAMRDALLAQNCLSTVIELDPQGRSCRRIGAMIDFLPVEPGNASLIAAMSRPEIRIVSLTVTEGGYFIDPASGAFDPAAPAIVADAANPGAPGTAFGAIVAALKARRAGGIAPFTVMCCDNLPGNGDVTRNAVVGLAHLSDPDLSAWIDATVAFPNAMVDRITPATGPRERAMAAAFGLDDPVPVTCEPFRQWVIEDHFPAGRPPLERVGVTFSREVHAYEMMKIRILNGGHAIIAYPAGLMDLEFVHEAMADPLIAGFLDRVETEEVVPYVPPVPETVIAGYYEVIRQRFSNPEVADTTRRLCLDGSNRQPKFIIPSLRDALAAGGSVEGLALVSALWCRYCAGVTDSGAVIAANDPDWDRLTALAQQARDQPDLWLAQKAIYGEIGEDARFRAAFARHLTRLWAEGTRAVLSAYLAR, from the coding sequence ATGCGGGGTTCAGAAACGGTGCCTGATCTGTCGGTGCAAATGCCCGGCTATGACCGTAAGGCGCTGACCCCCGGCATCGTTCATATAGGGCTGGGGAATTTCCACCGTGCCCATATGGCGGTCTATCTTGATGACCTGTTCCGGCTCGGCCTGGCGCATGACTGGGCCATAATCGGCGCCGGTGTGCGCCCTGCGGATGCGGCGATGCGCGATGCCCTGCTGGCCCAGAATTGCCTTTCGACCGTGATCGAGCTGGATCCGCAGGGCCGCAGCTGTCGCCGCATCGGCGCGATGATTGATTTCCTGCCGGTCGAGCCCGGCAATGCCAGCCTGATCGCGGCAATGTCGCGGCCAGAGATCCGCATCGTCTCGCTCACAGTGACCGAGGGCGGCTATTTCATCGACCCGGCTTCGGGCGCTTTTGATCCGGCTGCGCCGGCTATTGTTGCCGATGCGGCCAATCCCGGCGCGCCGGGTACGGCCTTCGGCGCGATTGTGGCCGCGCTGAAGGCGCGCCGCGCTGGCGGGATCGCGCCCTTCACCGTGATGTGCTGCGACAACCTGCCCGGAAATGGCGATGTTACCCGCAATGCGGTCGTGGGCCTTGCCCACCTGTCTGACCCGGATCTGAGCGCCTGGATCGACGCCACGGTCGCCTTCCCGAATGCTATGGTTGACCGCATCACCCCCGCGACCGGCCCGCGCGAACGCGCGATGGCGGCGGCGTTCGGCCTCGACGATCCGGTGCCGGTGACCTGCGAGCCCTTCCGTCAATGGGTGATCGAGGATCATTTCCCCGCCGGGCGCCCGCCGCTGGAGCGCGTCGGCGTGACCTTCAGCCGCGAGGTCCATGCCTATGAGATGATGAAGATCCGTATCCTTAACGGTGGCCATGCGATCATCGCCTATCCGGCCGGACTGATGGATCTCGAATTTGTCCATGAGGCGATGGCCGATCCGCTGATCGCGGGCTTCCTTGACCGGGTCGAGACGGAGGAGGTGGTGCCCTATGTACCACCGGTCCCGGAGACGGTGATTGCCGGGTATTACGAGGTGATCCGGCAGCGGTTTTCCAACCCCGAAGTGGCAGATACCACGCGGCGGCTCTGCCTTGACGGGTCGAACCGGCAGCCGAAATTCATCATTCCCTCGCTGCGCGACGCGCTGGCGGCGGGCGGGTCGGTGGAGGGGCTGGCGCTGGTCTCGGCGCTCTGGTGTCGCTATTGCGCCGGGGTGACTGACAGCGGCGCCGTGATTGCGGCGAATGATCCGGACTGGGATCGGCTGACGGCACTGGCGCAGCAGGCAAGGGATCAGCCCGACCTGTGGCTGGCACAAAAAGCGATCTATGGTGAGATCGGTGAGGACGCGCGTTTTCGCGCGGCTTTTGCACGCCATCTGACGCGCCTTTGGGCTGAAGGCACGCGGGCGGTTCTTAGTGCCTATCTGGCGCGGTAA
- a CDS encoding twin transmembrane helix small protein, which yields MLRDPLFLLAAFAALVVAAILIFGIGTFAKGGDFNRRNANKIMRWRLIAQFIAVILLVAFAWYRHSGS from the coding sequence ATGTTGAGAGATCCCCTTTTCCTCCTCGCGGCCTTCGCTGCGCTTGTCGTCGCCGCGATCCTCATCTTCGGTATCGGCACCTTCGCCAAAGGTGGTGATTTCAACCGGCGCAACGCGAATAAGATCATGCGTTGGCGCCTTATCGCTCAGTTCATCGCCGTCATCCTGCTGGTCGCCTTTGCCTGGTACCGGCATTCAGGCAGCTGA